In Mycolicibacterium lutetiense, the sequence CAAGACCGTCTTCGCCGATTACCCGGGCCTCGAGGTGTGTGTCTACGCCGCCCCGACCCAGACCGTCATCGGCGGCCCGCCCGAGCAGATCGACGCGATCATTGCCCGCGCCGAGGCCGAGGGCAAGTTCGCCCGCAAGCTCCAGACCAAGGGCGCCAGCCACACCCAGCAGATGGATCCGCTGCTCGGTGAGCTCTCCGCCGAAATCCAAGGTATCGAACCGCAGCCGCTGACCACGGGCTACTTCTCGACCGTGCACGAGGGCAAGTTCATCCGGGCCGGCGCCGAGCCGATCCACGATGTGGACTACTGGAAGAAGGGGCTGCGCCACAGCGTCTACTTCACCCACGGCATCCGCAACGCGGTGGACAACGGCCACACCACGTTCCTCGAGCTGGCGCCGAACCCGGTGGCACTCATGCAGGTTGGATTGACCACCGCGTCGGCCGGGCTGCACGATGCGCAGTTGGTGGCGACCCTGGCCCGTAAGCAGGACGAGGTCGAGTCGATGGTCACGGCCATGGCCCACCTGTTCGTGCACGGTCACAGCCTGGACTTCCGGACCCTGTTCCCGCGCAAATCCAGTGGTCTGGCCGGTGCGCTGGACTTCGCCAACATCCCGCCCACCCGGTTCAAGCGCAAGCAGCACTGGCTGGAAGCGAAGTTCACCGCGGACAGCTCGGCAGTGATGCCCGGCAACCACGTCGCGACACCCGACGGCAAGCACGTCTGGGAGTTCGTGCCGAAGGGCGCCGCCGACCTCGCCGCGCTGGTGAAAGCGGCTGCCGTGCAGGTGCTTCCGGATGCCAAGCTGACCGCCTCCGAGCAGCGCGCGGTGCCCGCCGAGGGCTCACGCCTGGTGACCACGCTGACCCGGCACCCGGGCGGTGCCTCGGTGCAGGTGCACGCCCGGATCGATGAGTCCTTCACCCTGATCTACGACGCGATCGTGACCCGCGGCGGAGCCGCAGCCGCATTGCCGACCGCGGTCGGTGCCGGTGTTGTCGCCGAGCAGGTTTCGGCTGCCCCGGAAGTGGTGGCTGAGCCCGAGGTCGAGGACGATGCGGCCATTCTGACCGACAACCTCACCAAGGGCGCCAATCTCGGTGCGGGCTTTGCCAAGTGGTCACCGGATTCGGGTGAGACCATCGCGGCGCGACTCGGCACCATCGTCGGCGGTGCCATGGGTTACGAGCCCGAGGACCTGCCGTGGGAGGTGCCGCTGATCGAGCTGGGCCTGGATTCCCTGATGGCAGTGCGGATCAAGAACCGGGTCGAGTACGACTTCGACCTGCCGCCGATCCAGCTGACCGCGGTCCGCGACGCCAACCTGTACAACGTCGAGGACTTGATCAAGTACGCGATCGAGCACCGCGACGAGGTCGACGAAATCGCCGAGTCGCAGAAGGGCAAGACGGCCGAGGAGATCGCCGCAGCGCAGTCTGAGCTGCTGGGTGGGGCTTCCACGGTCGCCGAGCTGGAGGCCAAGCTGGCCGAGGCCGGGCACCCGTTGGCGGAGAAGGCTGACGAAGTCGCCGGGGTGGACCCGGTTGCCGAGGCCACCGCCGTCGAGGGCCTGGAGATCCCGCCGCCACCGACCGATCCGACCGGACCGGCCGTTCCGGCACCGGCCGAATTGCCGGTTCCACCGGCACCGAGTGATCCGTCCGGACCCAGCAAGGCCACGGCGGCCGCGGCAGCCGCCAAGGTGCTGACCCAGGAGGCGGTCACCGAGGCGCTCGGCGCCGATGTGCCCCCGCGTGACGCCGCGGAGCGGGTCACCTTCGCCACCTGGGCGATCGTCACCGGCAAGTCGCCGGGCGGCATCTTCAGCGAGCTGCCCTTCGTCGATGTCGAGACGGCAACCAAGCTGTCCGAGCGGCTCTCCGAGCGCGCCGAGGGCACCGTCACCGTCGAGCAGGTGCGTTCGGCGAAGACCATCGAAGAGCTGTCCACGATCGTGCGCGATCAGCTCGAAGAGGGCGTGGTGGACGGGTTCGTCCGTACCCTGCGTCCCGCGAAAGATGGTGGCCCGCAGGTTCCGCTGTTCGTGTTCCATCCCGCGGGCGGCTCGACCGTGGTCTACGAGCCGCTGATGAAGCGACTGCCGGCCGACACCCCGGTGTACGGCATCGAGCGGGTCGAGGGCTCGATCGAGGAGCGCGCCGCCGAGTACGTGCCCAAGCTGCTGGAGATGCACAAGGGACCGTTCATCCTGGCCGGCTGGTCGTTGGGTGGAGCGCTGGCCTACGCGTGTGCGATCGGCCTCAAGCGCGCCGGTGCCGATGTCCGGTTCGTGGGGCTGATCGACCTCGCACTTCCCGGCGAGCCGATCGACCAGACCAAGGAAGGTATGCGCGCCCGCTGGGACCGCTACGCGCGGTTCGCCGAGCGCACCTTCAACGTCGAGGTCCCGGCCATTCCGTACGAGGAGTTGGAGAAGCTCGACGACGAGGGCCAGGTGAAGTTCGTGCTGGAGATCGTCGCGCAGAGCGGCGTGCAGATCCCGGGCGGGATCATCGAGCACCAGCGCACGTCGTACCTGGACAACCGCGCGCTGGACACCATCGCGATCCAGCCGTACGACGGGCACGTCACCCTGTACCTGGCCGACCGGTACCACGACGACGCCATCGTCTTCGAGCCCGCGTACGCGACCCGCAAGCCCGACGGCGGCTGGGGCGAGTTCGTCAAAGACCTCGAGGTGTTGCCCATCGGGGGCGAGCACATTCAGGCCATCGATGAGCCGTACATTGCCAAAGTGGGTGCTCACCTGAGCGAGGCGATCAACCGTATCGAAGCGGAGAGCGAGAGCAAGTGACGAACAAGACCACGGCCGAACTCCTGGCCGAGCTCCGCGAGAAGCTGGAACTGGCCAAGGAACCCGGCGATCCCAA encodes:
- the pks13 gene encoding polyketide synthase Pks13 (Pks13 is a key enzyme in mycolic acid biosynthesis.) gives rise to the protein MDDTQSNSNLPATTESAGQSASGPDLTVAEMREWLRKAVATATSQSPDVIDETTPLIELGLSSRDAVAMASDIEDLTGVTLTATVLFRHPTIESLATVIIEGEPEPEDTGDEDWSRTADVEDIAIVGVATRFPGDMNSPDEMWDALLAGKDAITDLPEGRWEEFLAEPRIAERVGKASIRGGYLSDIKGFDSEFFALSKMEADNIDPQQRMALELTWQALEHARIPASSLRGTNVAVYVGSSNNDYQFLALMDPTAAHPYAITGTATSIIANRVSYFYDFRGPSVSVDTACSSSLVAAHQGVQALRSGEADVAIVGGVNAMITPIVTIGFDEVGGVLAPDGRIKSFSSDANGYARSEGGGMLVFKRVSDARRDGDTILAVIAGSAVNHDGRSNGMLAPNPDAQEDVLRKAYKDAGINPRDVDYIEAHGTGTILGDPIEADALGRVVGRGRDADKPALLGAVKSNVGHLESAAGAASLAKMTLSLQRDKLPPSINYAGPNPYIDFDKEHLKVNDTLSEWPRYSGHAITGVSGFGFGGANAHLVLREVLPSDLVEPQPEPEAVESKSASEDAETPVGGVRMDEYGEFIHDDDEPNEHSAYGSATYDEPNYELPGLTDEALRLIEAAREELAAAEAAEPTKKVVPLAISAFLSSRKKVAAAELADWIDSEEGRASSLESIGRSLSRRSHGRSRAVVLAHDHDEAIKGLRAIADGKQHPTVISADGPVTNGPVWVLAGFGAQHRKMGKSLYLREPVFAEWINKVDAHIQDERGYSIVELILDDAIDYTNDTCEYPIEVVQTVIFALQIALGEFLKAHGAKPGAVVGQSLGEAAAAYFAGGLSLADATRTICSRAHLMGEGEAMLFGEYIRLMALVEYSADEIKTVFADYPGLEVCVYAAPTQTVIGGPPEQIDAIIARAEAEGKFARKLQTKGASHTQQMDPLLGELSAEIQGIEPQPLTTGYFSTVHEGKFIRAGAEPIHDVDYWKKGLRHSVYFTHGIRNAVDNGHTTFLELAPNPVALMQVGLTTASAGLHDAQLVATLARKQDEVESMVTAMAHLFVHGHSLDFRTLFPRKSSGLAGALDFANIPPTRFKRKQHWLEAKFTADSSAVMPGNHVATPDGKHVWEFVPKGAADLAALVKAAAVQVLPDAKLTASEQRAVPAEGSRLVTTLTRHPGGASVQVHARIDESFTLIYDAIVTRGGAAAALPTAVGAGVVAEQVSAAPEVVAEPEVEDDAAILTDNLTKGANLGAGFAKWSPDSGETIAARLGTIVGGAMGYEPEDLPWEVPLIELGLDSLMAVRIKNRVEYDFDLPPIQLTAVRDANLYNVEDLIKYAIEHRDEVDEIAESQKGKTAEEIAAAQSELLGGASTVAELEAKLAEAGHPLAEKADEVAGVDPVAEATAVEGLEIPPPPTDPTGPAVPAPAELPVPPAPSDPSGPSKATAAAAAAKVLTQEAVTEALGADVPPRDAAERVTFATWAIVTGKSPGGIFSELPFVDVETATKLSERLSERAEGTVTVEQVRSAKTIEELSTIVRDQLEEGVVDGFVRTLRPAKDGGPQVPLFVFHPAGGSTVVYEPLMKRLPADTPVYGIERVEGSIEERAAEYVPKLLEMHKGPFILAGWSLGGALAYACAIGLKRAGADVRFVGLIDLALPGEPIDQTKEGMRARWDRYARFAERTFNVEVPAIPYEELEKLDDEGQVKFVLEIVAQSGVQIPGGIIEHQRTSYLDNRALDTIAIQPYDGHVTLYLADRYHDDAIVFEPAYATRKPDGGWGEFVKDLEVLPIGGEHIQAIDEPYIAKVGAHLSEAINRIEAESESK